The following proteins come from a genomic window of Streptomyces sp. GS7:
- a CDS encoding hemolysin family protein, producing the protein MTALQLFVGLLTLVVNAFFVGAEFALISVRRSQIEPHAEAGDRRATSVMWGLKHVSSLLAAAQLGITLCTLVLGAVAEPAIAHLLEPVFDAVSVPHALIHPISFVIALAAATYLHMLFGEMVPKNVALAEPVRSALLLGPPLVALTRALRPVIFSVNALANALLRLLRVETRDEVAATFSDDQLAKMVEDSRAAGLLDERAKERLRDALELGRRPVRDVVLPVGKVVSARMGITPDELEQLAGESGFSRFPVVDDTRRILGYLHVKDALDDAAPGSAPFPVSALRPIARVRAATPLDDVLTAMRGSRTHLAAVIGDDGRLAGLVTMEDVLRELVLQQPAL; encoded by the coding sequence ATGACCGCGCTCCAGCTGTTCGTGGGGCTGCTGACCCTGGTCGTCAACGCCTTCTTCGTGGGCGCCGAGTTCGCGCTGATCTCGGTGCGCCGCAGCCAGATCGAGCCGCACGCGGAGGCCGGGGACCGCCGGGCGACCAGCGTGATGTGGGGTCTGAAGCACGTGTCCTCGCTGCTGGCCGCCGCCCAGCTGGGCATCACGCTGTGCACGCTGGTGCTGGGCGCGGTCGCCGAGCCGGCCATCGCGCACCTGCTGGAGCCGGTGTTCGACGCGGTGTCGGTCCCGCACGCGCTGATCCATCCGATCTCGTTCGTGATCGCGCTGGCCGCGGCGACCTATCTCCACATGCTCTTCGGCGAGATGGTGCCGAAGAACGTGGCGCTGGCCGAGCCGGTCCGCAGCGCACTGCTGCTGGGGCCGCCGCTGGTCGCGCTGACCCGGGCGCTGCGTCCGGTGATCTTCTCGGTCAACGCGCTCGCCAACGCTCTGCTGCGGCTGCTGCGGGTGGAGACCAGGGACGAGGTCGCCGCGACCTTCTCGGACGACCAGCTGGCGAAGATGGTCGAGGACTCGCGCGCCGCCGGGCTGCTCGACGAGCGGGCCAAGGAGCGCCTGCGGGACGCCCTGGAGCTGGGCCGCCGCCCGGTCCGGGACGTGGTGCTGCCGGTGGGCAAGGTCGTCTCGGCGCGGATGGGGATCACCCCCGACGAGCTGGAGCAACTGGCCGGCGAGTCCGGCTTCTCGCGCTTCCCGGTCGTCGACGACACGCGCCGCATCCTCGGCTATCTGCACGTCAAGGACGCCCTGGACGACGCCGCGCCGGGCTCGGCCCCCTTCCCGGTGTCCGCGCTGCGCCCGATCGCCCGCGTACGGGCCGCGACGCCGCTGGACGACGTGCTGACCGCGATGCGCGGTTCCCGTACGCACCTGGCCGCGGTGATCGGCGACGACGGGCGGCTGGCCGGGCTGGTGACCATGGAGGACGTCCTGCGGGAGCTGGTGCTGCAACAGCCCGCGCTCTGA
- a CDS encoding FAD-dependent oxidoreductase: MERTTCCVVGGGPSGMMLGLLLARAGIEVTVLEKHGDFLRDFRGDTVHPSTLNLLDDLGLGEEFARLPFPKLEEMRAQIGDTTVVLADMRRIPGRHKYFAMVPQWDFLNLIAGAAAREPSFTLRMRTRATGLLTDGGRVTGVRYVDEDGAARELTADLTVACDGRDSPVRQAAGMRQRQFEVPMDVWQIRVDAPTDALKGGRVFGRFGGGQAAVTMDRGTYFQTSYLIGKGQDAALRRHDIQWLRDRLGALFGWDDAVTGTLGSWDDVKLLEVTFGRLRRWHRPGLLCIGDAAHTMSPVGGVGVNLALQDAVAAARILAGPLRRGTVDTEDLARVQKRREWPMAMVQKSQESEHAMIRSALNGTLRGDRLPLPMKLLRRVPALRTVTGYLGGIGIRPEPTPDFARVRAGARSR, translated from the coding sequence ATGGAGCGCACGACCTGCTGCGTGGTGGGCGGCGGCCCGTCCGGGATGATGCTCGGACTGCTGCTGGCCAGGGCCGGCATCGAGGTGACCGTCCTGGAGAAGCACGGCGACTTCCTGCGCGACTTCCGCGGGGACACCGTCCATCCGTCGACCCTGAACCTGCTCGACGACCTCGGACTGGGCGAGGAGTTCGCACGGCTGCCGTTCCCCAAACTGGAGGAGATGCGGGCGCAGATCGGCGACACCACCGTCGTGCTGGCCGATATGCGGCGCATCCCGGGCCGGCACAAGTACTTCGCCATGGTGCCGCAGTGGGACTTCCTCAACCTGATCGCCGGCGCCGCCGCCAGGGAGCCGTCCTTCACCCTGCGGATGCGCACCCGGGCCACCGGCCTGCTGACCGACGGCGGCCGGGTCACCGGGGTCCGCTACGTCGACGAGGACGGCGCCGCCCGGGAGTTGACGGCGGATCTCACGGTCGCCTGCGACGGCCGGGACTCGCCGGTCCGGCAGGCGGCCGGGATGCGCCAGCGGCAGTTCGAGGTGCCGATGGACGTCTGGCAGATCCGGGTGGACGCACCGACCGACGCCCTCAAGGGAGGCCGGGTGTTCGGCCGGTTCGGCGGCGGCCAGGCCGCGGTCACCATGGACCGCGGCACGTACTTCCAGACGTCCTACCTGATCGGCAAGGGCCAGGACGCGGCCCTGCGCCGCCACGACATCCAGTGGCTGCGGGACCGGCTGGGCGCACTGTTCGGCTGGGACGACGCGGTGACCGGCACGCTCGGCTCCTGGGACGACGTGAAGCTGCTGGAGGTGACGTTCGGGCGGCTCCGGCGCTGGCACCGGCCCGGCCTGCTGTGCATCGGCGACGCCGCGCACACCATGTCCCCGGTCGGCGGCGTCGGCGTCAACCTCGCCCTCCAGGACGCGGTGGCCGCGGCCCGGATCCTGGCCGGACCGCTGCGCCGCGGGACGGTGGACACCGAGGACCTGGCCCGGGTGCAGAAGCGCCGGGAGTGGCCGATGGCCATGGTGCAGAAGTCGCAGGAGAGCGAGCACGCCATGATCCGGTCCGCACTGAACGGCACGCTCCGCGGGGACCGGCTGCCGTTGCCGATGAAGCTGCTGCGGCGGGTGCCCGCGCTGCGGACCGTCACCGGCTACCTCGGCGGTATCGGCATCCGCCCGGAGCCGACCCCGGACTTCGCCCGCGTCAGGGCCGGCGCGCGATCGCGTTGA
- a CDS encoding TetR/AcrR family transcriptional regulator, translated as MTPRQRADSDARTFTERARRQQLIDCTIDLISTRGYPAASLSAIAERAGVSKAAVLYHFSSKDNLTREALTQVLDQFGGYVAERVAGAPDPQAAVVAYVHAMIGYQRDNRRQVRLITEMLLDDQGGTRLKTPGSHDTHDRRQTLAALLMEGQKAGVLREFDAPTVALAIGGAIDGVIGHWLAHPDLDLHAAAAELETFTLNAIARRP; from the coding sequence ATGACTCCGCGGCAGCGTGCGGATTCCGACGCGAGGACGTTCACCGAGCGGGCCCGCCGGCAGCAGCTGATCGACTGCACCATCGACCTGATCTCGACCCGTGGTTATCCGGCGGCCTCGCTGTCCGCGATCGCCGAGCGGGCCGGGGTCTCCAAGGCCGCGGTGCTCTACCACTTCTCCTCGAAGGACAACCTCACGCGTGAGGCGCTGACGCAGGTGCTGGACCAGTTCGGCGGCTATGTCGCCGAGCGGGTGGCCGGGGCCCCGGACCCGCAGGCCGCGGTCGTCGCCTACGTCCACGCGATGATCGGCTATCAGCGCGACAACCGTCGCCAGGTCCGGCTGATCACCGAGATGCTGCTCGACGACCAGGGCGGCACCCGCCTCAAGACGCCCGGCTCGCATGACACCCACGACCGCCGGCAGACCCTGGCCGCCTTGCTGATGGAGGGTCAGAAGGCCGGTGTGCTCCGGGAGTTCGACGCCCCTACGGTGGCGCTCGCGATCGGCGGCGCGATCGACGGGGTGATCGGGCACTGGCTCGCCCACCCGGACCTCGATCTGCATGCCGCCGCCGCGGAGTTGGAGACCTTCACCCTCAACGCGATCGCGCGCCGGCCCTGA
- a CDS encoding SGNH/GDSL hydrolase family protein yields MEMNARYTSFVAVGDSFTEGMSDGLPDGSYRGWADLLAARLATLPRPSAGGTSTSLRSPGFRYANLAVRGKLIGQILDDQCGPAASMGADLVTLVGGLNDVLRPRCDVDQVCAHLTTAADLLARGGGRLVLMRSPGRRGPVLERFRPRMEQLFAHLDELAARHDALVVDLYASRALADPRLWADDRLHLNAEGHRRVAEAVWQTLGLPAESDWDAPLPTTAPPGWAARRAADLRFAREHLVPWIGRRLTGRSSGDGRTGAQFSADRGEAFWITPADGTHPGPVTGWREAGA; encoded by the coding sequence ATGGAGATGAATGCCCGATACACCAGTTTCGTCGCGGTCGGCGACAGCTTCACCGAAGGCATGTCGGACGGGCTCCCCGACGGCTCCTACCGGGGCTGGGCGGATCTGCTCGCGGCCCGGCTCGCGACGCTCCCCCGGCCTTCGGCCGGGGGGACCTCCACCTCGCTTCGCTCGCCCGGTTTCCGGTACGCCAATCTCGCGGTGCGCGGCAAGCTCATCGGGCAGATCCTCGACGACCAGTGCGGGCCGGCCGCCTCGATGGGCGCCGACCTGGTGACCCTGGTCGGCGGCCTCAACGACGTGCTGCGGCCCCGGTGCGACGTGGACCAGGTCTGCGCACACCTCACCACCGCCGCCGACCTGCTGGCGCGCGGCGGCGGCAGACTGGTCCTGATGCGCAGCCCCGGCCGGCGCGGCCCCGTACTGGAACGCTTCCGCCCGCGTATGGAGCAGCTCTTCGCCCACCTCGACGAGCTGGCCGCCCGCCACGACGCCCTGGTCGTCGACCTCTACGCGTCGCGGGCCCTGGCCGACCCGCGGCTGTGGGCCGACGACCGGCTGCACCTCAACGCCGAGGGCCACCGCAGGGTGGCCGAGGCCGTCTGGCAGACGCTCGGCCTGCCAGCCGAGTCGGACTGGGACGCCCCGCTGCCGACCACCGCGCCGCCCGGCTGGGCCGCCCGCCGCGCCGCCGATCTGCGGTTCGCCCGGGAGCACCTGGTGCCGTGGATCGGGCGCCGGCTCACCGGGCGCTCCTCGGGGGACGGCCGCACCGGCGCCCAGTTCAGTGCCGACCGGGGCGAAGCCTTCTGGATAACCCCCGCCGACGGCACGCACCCCGGCCCGGTGACGGGCTGGCGGGAGGCGGGGGCGTAG
- the purB gene encoding adenylosuccinate lyase — MSAKPRIPNVLAGRYASAELAVLWSPEYKVKLERKLWLAVLRAQKDLGVAVPEQALADYERVLDTVDLASIAEREKVTRHDVKARIEEFNALAGHEQVHKGMTSRDLTENVEQLQVRLSLELMRDRTVAVLARLGSLAAQYSELVMAGRSHNVAAQATTLGKRFATAADELLVGYARLEELLSRYPLRGIKGPVGTAQDMLDLLGGDAGKLADLEQRIAAHLGFGRAFTSVGQVYPRSLDYEVVTTLVQLAAAPSSLAKTIRLMAGHELVTEGFKPGQVGSSAMPHKMNTRSCERVNGLMVILRGYASMAGELSGDQWNEGDVSCSVVRRVALPDSFFALDGLLETFLTVLDEFGAFPAVVARELDRYLPFLATTKVLMGAVRAGVGREEAHEAIKENAVASALAMRERGAERNELLDKLAADSRIPLDKAELDALMADKLSFTGAAGDQVAAVVARIGEIAKQHPEAAAYAPGAIL; from the coding sequence GTGTCTGCGAAGCCTCGCATCCCCAATGTCCTGGCCGGCCGCTACGCCTCCGCGGAGCTGGCCGTGCTGTGGTCCCCCGAGTACAAGGTCAAGCTGGAGCGGAAGCTGTGGCTCGCGGTGCTGCGCGCCCAGAAGGACCTGGGGGTGGCGGTTCCCGAGCAGGCGCTCGCCGATTACGAGCGGGTCCTGGACACCGTCGACCTGGCCTCGATCGCCGAGCGCGAGAAGGTCACCCGGCACGACGTCAAGGCGCGTATCGAGGAGTTCAACGCGCTGGCCGGCCACGAGCAGGTCCACAAGGGCATGACTTCCCGCGACCTGACCGAGAACGTCGAGCAGCTCCAGGTGCGGCTGTCGCTGGAGCTGATGCGGGACCGTACGGTCGCCGTGCTGGCGCGGCTCGGCTCGCTGGCCGCCCAGTACTCCGAGCTGGTCATGGCGGGCCGCTCGCACAACGTCGCCGCGCAGGCCACCACGCTCGGCAAGCGCTTCGCGACCGCCGCCGACGAACTGCTGGTCGGCTACGCGCGGCTGGAGGAGCTGCTCTCCCGCTACCCGCTGCGCGGCATCAAGGGCCCGGTCGGCACCGCCCAGGACATGCTCGACCTGCTCGGCGGCGACGCCGGCAAGCTCGCCGACCTGGAGCAGCGGATCGCCGCCCACCTCGGCTTCGGCCGGGCGTTCACCTCCGTCGGCCAGGTCTACCCGCGGTCGCTGGACTACGAGGTGGTGACCACGCTGGTGCAGCTGGCCGCCGCCCCGTCCTCGCTGGCCAAGACGATCCGGCTGATGGCCGGGCACGAGCTGGTGACCGAGGGCTTCAAGCCCGGCCAGGTCGGCTCCTCGGCGATGCCGCACAAGATGAACACCCGCTCCTGCGAGCGCGTCAACGGCCTGATGGTCATCCTGCGCGGCTACGCCTCGATGGCCGGCGAGCTCTCCGGCGACCAGTGGAACGAGGGCGATGTGTCCTGCTCCGTGGTCCGCCGGGTCGCGCTCCCCGACTCCTTCTTCGCGCTGGACGGTCTGCTGGAGACCTTCCTGACCGTGCTCGACGAGTTCGGCGCCTTCCCCGCCGTCGTCGCCCGCGAACTGGACCGCTACCTCCCCTTCCTCGCCACGACCAAGGTGCTGATGGGTGCCGTACGCGCCGGTGTCGGCCGCGAGGAGGCGCACGAGGCGATCAAGGAGAACGCGGTCGCCTCGGCGCTGGCCATGCGCGAGCGGGGCGCGGAGCGCAACGAGCTGCTGGACAAGCTGGCGGCGGACTCCCGCATCCCGCTGGACAAGGCGGAGTTGGACGCGCTGATGGCGGACAAGCTGTCCTTCACCGGCGCGGCCGGCGACCAGGTGGCGGCCGTCGTCGCCCGGATCGGGGAGATCGCCAAGCAGCACCCCGAGGCCGCCGCCTACGCCCCGGGCGCGATCCTCTGA
- the mug gene encoding G/U mismatch-specific DNA glycosylase — protein MRFTPEELEAARDRLVPDVAASGLRVLFCGINPGLMTAATGHHFARPGNRFWPVLHAAGFTPRLLLPAEQRELLDHGCGITNVVARATARADELSAEEYREGGRLLAEKVDRLRPRWLAVAGVTAYRAAFGDKHARIGPQERTLGATRIWALPNPSGLNAHWTAATMAEEYGRLRAAAFGEP, from the coding sequence GTGCGCTTCACCCCCGAAGAACTGGAGGCCGCTCGCGACCGCCTCGTCCCGGACGTGGCCGCGAGCGGTCTGCGGGTGCTCTTCTGCGGTATCAACCCCGGCCTGATGACGGCGGCCACCGGCCACCACTTCGCCCGGCCCGGCAACCGCTTCTGGCCCGTCCTGCACGCCGCCGGCTTCACACCCCGGCTGCTGCTCCCCGCCGAGCAGCGGGAACTCCTCGACCACGGCTGCGGCATCACCAATGTGGTGGCGCGGGCGACCGCCAGGGCCGACGAGCTGAGCGCGGAGGAGTACCGCGAGGGCGGGCGGCTGCTGGCCGAGAAGGTGGACCGGCTGCGCCCGCGGTGGCTCGCCGTCGCCGGCGTCACGGCCTACCGCGCCGCCTTCGGCGACAAGCACGCCCGGATCGGCCCCCAGGAACGCACCCTCGGCGCCACCCGCATCTGGGCGCTGCCCAACCCCAGCGGCCTGAACGCCCATTGGACGGCGGCCACCATGGCGGAGGAATACGGGCGGCTGCGCGCCGCGGCATTCGGCGAGCCCTGA
- a CDS encoding ROK family transcriptional regulator: MGRLTGGDPSLLRRINSAVVLHALRAADSPTLTDLVQVTGLSRPTVEGVIEGLVETGLVAEAAAEESETRRQGRPARRFRFRTEAGHLLGIEIGSHRVAALLSDLSGQVLDSAQRPVAETAPADERLERVRAVVADLLRRTGVARSSLRAVGVAGPGIVEADGTVRLCTALPGWTGLPLGERLRRSFRCPVLVENDANAAAVAEHWQGAATGSDDVVFVLAGLSPGAGSLIGGRLHRGFGGAAGEIGALHLLGREATPEKLLSTTGEPLHPLDEAQVAAVFAAARDGDVRAREAVERFIRRLVHDVAALVLALDPELVVIGGWAAGLAGVLEPLRRELARYCLRPPEVALSRLGEAAIATGALRLALDHAEGELFAVEGTVTGRR; this comes from the coding sequence TTGGGTCGGCTCACCGGCGGGGACCCCTCCCTGCTGCGACGGATCAACTCCGCGGTGGTGCTGCACGCACTGCGGGCCGCGGACTCCCCCACGCTCACCGATCTCGTCCAGGTGACCGGTCTGTCCCGGCCGACGGTCGAGGGCGTGATCGAGGGGCTCGTCGAGACCGGGCTGGTGGCCGAGGCGGCGGCCGAGGAGAGCGAGACCCGGCGCCAGGGGCGGCCGGCCCGCCGCTTCCGGTTCCGTACCGAGGCCGGGCATCTGCTGGGCATCGAGATCGGGTCCCATCGGGTCGCGGCGCTGCTGTCCGATCTGAGCGGACAGGTGCTGGACTCCGCGCAGCGCCCGGTGGCGGAGACCGCGCCGGCGGACGAGCGGCTGGAGCGGGTACGGGCCGTGGTGGCCGATCTGCTGCGCCGGACGGGCGTGGCACGCAGTTCGCTGCGGGCGGTCGGGGTGGCCGGACCGGGAATCGTGGAGGCGGACGGCACCGTGCGGCTCTGCACCGCGCTGCCCGGCTGGACGGGGCTCCCGCTGGGCGAGCGGCTGCGGCGGTCGTTCCGCTGCCCGGTGCTGGTGGAGAACGACGCCAACGCGGCGGCGGTGGCCGAGCACTGGCAGGGCGCGGCGACCGGTTCGGACGACGTCGTCTTCGTTCTGGCGGGGCTGAGCCCGGGAGCCGGTTCGCTGATCGGCGGGCGGCTGCACCGCGGCTTCGGCGGAGCGGCCGGGGAGATCGGCGCGCTGCACCTGCTGGGCCGCGAGGCGACGCCGGAGAAGCTGCTGTCGACGACCGGGGAACCGCTGCACCCGCTGGACGAGGCACAGGTGGCGGCGGTGTTCGCGGCGGCCAGGGACGGCGACGTCCGGGCGCGGGAGGCGGTGGAGCGGTTCATCCGGCGGCTGGTCCACGACGTGGCCGCGCTGGTGCTGGCACTCGATCCGGAGCTGGTGGTGATCGGCGGCTGGGCCGCCGGGCTGGCGGGCGTGTTGGAGCCACTGCGCCGGGAGTTGGCGCGCTACTGCCTGCGTCCGCCGGAGGTCGCGCTGTCCCGGCTGGGTGAGGCGGCCATCGCCACCGGGGCGCTGCGGCTGGCGCTGGACCACGCCGAGGGCGAACTCTTCGCGGTGGAGGGGACGGTGACGGGCCGCCGGTGA
- a CDS encoding GntR family transcriptional regulator — protein MGNTQLETAPEPKYWHLKTVLSEALDSEFSVGEILPNERDLAARFGVARATLRQALEQLELEGRLQRRRGVGTTVAPPRVGVAVDPARHTWPGSAGDDWQPVDAVETDTVPAAVARLLETAPGAPVHVVRRNRVSVGRPVAAELLYVPSEVLPGCAELTLGPARARAVLAELQTLELDGHDRTVELGSARAEDARLLDRLPGAPVLVVTTRYVSGGRTAAVAVSTYRADTCRLTFGESETEPLLAG, from the coding sequence GTGGGGAACACGCAGCTCGAAACGGCTCCGGAGCCCAAGTACTGGCATCTCAAGACCGTGCTCAGCGAGGCGCTGGACTCGGAGTTCTCGGTCGGCGAGATCCTTCCCAACGAGCGGGACCTGGCCGCGCGGTTCGGTGTCGCACGGGCCACCCTCCGGCAGGCGCTCGAACAGCTGGAGCTGGAAGGCAGACTGCAGCGCCGCCGCGGCGTGGGCACCACCGTCGCGCCCCCACGCGTCGGCGTCGCCGTCGACCCCGCCCGCCACACCTGGCCCGGCTCCGCCGGCGACGACTGGCAGCCGGTCGACGCCGTCGAGACCGACACGGTGCCCGCCGCGGTGGCCCGCCTCCTGGAGACGGCCCCCGGCGCTCCGGTCCACGTGGTCCGCCGCAACCGCGTCTCGGTCGGCCGGCCGGTCGCCGCCGAGCTGCTCTACGTACCCTCCGAAGTACTCCCCGGCTGCGCCGAGTTGACCCTGGGACCGGCGCGTGCCCGTGCGGTGCTGGCGGAACTCCAGACACTGGAGCTGGACGGCCACGACCGCACCGTCGAGCTCGGCTCGGCCCGCGCCGAGGACGCCCGGCTGCTGGACCGGCTGCCCGGCGCGCCGGTCCTCGTCGTCACCACCCGCTATGTCTCCGGGGGCCGTACCGCCGCCGTCGCGGTCTCCACGTACCGGGCCGACACCTGCCGGCTGACGTTCGGGGAGAGCGAGACGGAGCCGCTGCTCGCGGGCTGA
- a CDS encoding aspartate/glutamate racemase family protein, giving the protein MLTLLHTSPVHVPVFDALRDEDAPGLPLRHLVRPELLAKARESGPDAVAEEVAEAVAGAAGDGAAALLCTCSTIGAVAEAAGAALGPPVLRVDRPMAAAAVAAGTRVTILATVESTLAPTAELIAAEADRAGRAVRIRAEFVPGAMDRFEAGDMEDCLAAVAAAARRVRDAGDTDAIVLAQVSIAAVADRLAADGAAGGGPVVLSSPRPGLRAAARLAGGPAYA; this is encoded by the coding sequence ATGCTCACGCTCCTGCACACCTCGCCCGTCCATGTCCCGGTTTTCGACGCGCTGCGCGACGAGGACGCCCCCGGCCTCCCGCTGCGGCATCTCGTACGGCCCGAACTCCTGGCGAAGGCGCGGGAGTCGGGGCCCGACGCGGTGGCGGAGGAGGTCGCCGAAGCGGTCGCCGGCGCGGCGGGCGACGGGGCGGCGGCGCTGCTGTGCACCTGCTCGACGATCGGTGCGGTCGCGGAGGCGGCCGGAGCCGCGCTGGGCCCGCCGGTGCTGCGGGTGGACCGGCCGATGGCCGCGGCGGCGGTCGCCGCCGGCACCCGCGTCACGATCCTGGCCACCGTGGAGAGCACGCTCGCGCCCACGGCGGAGCTGATCGCCGCCGAGGCCGACCGGGCCGGGCGCGCGGTGCGGATACGGGCGGAGTTCGTACCGGGTGCCATGGACCGGTTCGAGGCGGGGGACATGGAGGACTGTCTGGCGGCGGTCGCCGCCGCGGCGCGCCGGGTGCGGGACGCCGGGGACACCGACGCGATCGTCCTGGCACAGGTGTCGATCGCGGCGGTGGCGGACCGGCTGGCGGCGGACGGGGCGGCCGGCGGCGGGCCCGTGGTGCTGTCGAGCCCGCGGCCCGGCCTGCGGGCCGCCGCGCGGCTCGCCGGCGGCCCCGCGTACGCGTAG
- the sigJ gene encoding RNA polymerase sigma factor SigJ, translating into MLTDPATDAAEVFEAHRPLLHGVAYRMLGRVADAEDVVQDAWLRWSDADRTAVREPRAYLVRITTRLAIDRLRQVRSRRESYVGPWLPEPLATDVLVPGGTAPDTAERAVFAESVTFAVLVVMESLSPLERAVFVLREAFGYPYAEIATVLERSEAAVRQLAGRARRHVADGTPRFEVDPDRQRELTERFLAAATGDDLAGLLGLLAADARLVGDSGGKAKAPLRIIESADKVARFLLGVAGGLPPAPGLAFRELNGGLALLIHYGGRVDTVLQLGVQDGRIQTIYLIRNPDKLASLTP; encoded by the coding sequence GTGCTGACCGATCCCGCGACCGACGCCGCCGAAGTCTTCGAAGCCCACCGCCCGTTGCTGCACGGCGTGGCCTACCGCATGCTCGGCCGGGTCGCCGACGCCGAGGACGTGGTGCAGGACGCCTGGCTGCGCTGGTCGGACGCCGACCGGACCGCGGTGCGCGAACCGCGCGCCTATCTCGTGCGGATCACCACCCGCCTGGCCATCGACCGCCTCCGGCAGGTCCGCTCCCGCCGCGAGTCCTACGTGGGTCCCTGGCTTCCCGAACCGCTCGCCACCGACGTCCTGGTGCCCGGCGGCACCGCGCCCGACACCGCCGAGCGTGCCGTCTTCGCCGAGTCCGTCACGTTCGCCGTTCTCGTCGTCATGGAGTCGCTCTCCCCCCTGGAGCGCGCCGTGTTCGTCCTCCGGGAGGCGTTCGGCTACCCGTACGCGGAGATCGCCACCGTCCTGGAGCGCAGCGAGGCGGCGGTGCGCCAACTGGCCGGCCGGGCCCGGCGGCACGTGGCGGACGGCACCCCGCGGTTCGAGGTCGACCCGGACCGGCAGCGCGAGCTGACCGAGCGCTTCCTGGCCGCCGCCACCGGGGACGACCTGGCGGGTCTGCTGGGCCTGCTCGCGGCGGACGCGCGGCTGGTCGGCGACAGCGGCGGCAAGGCCAAGGCGCCACTGCGGATCATCGAATCCGCCGACAAGGTCGCACGGTTCCTCCTCGGCGTCGCCGGCGGCCTGCCGCCCGCCCCGGGGCTCGCCTTCCGCGAACTCAACGGCGGCCTGGCGCTGTTGATCCACTACGGCGGCAGGGTGGACACCGTTCTCCAACTCGGCGTCCAGGACGGCAGGATCCAGACGATCTACCTCATCCGCAACCCGGACAAGCTGGCCTCGCTGACGCCCTGA
- a CDS encoding DMT family transporter, producing MDRTHHRGALLAAVACFLVGGSFTANSLLGSYPYAGGQALRYGLAAAVLLALLGRRGTAPLRSLTLRQWVRLALLAAIGMLGFNLAVLAAERTAEPAVPGVFVGCAPVVVAVLVPALAGRRPRPAVVRGALLVAAGAFAVQGWGRTDGPGIGYSAAALCGEVGFAVLAVPLVAPLGPRLLSAAVCALAALEAAVLGPAAQGAHWLRLPDAVEAAALGWQAVVVTVVGFVCWYAGIQRIGAERATLFSGLIPVFAALTAPLAGTGGYGLAQLGGSLLVGAGVVLGSGLLPRGRGGDGSGRGGPREADGERAAPERPARAAAGEHGSGWTSRRRPADMGGC from the coding sequence ATGGACCGGACCCACCACCGCGGCGCGCTGCTCGCCGCCGTCGCCTGCTTCCTCGTAGGCGGCTCGTTCACCGCCAACAGCCTGCTCGGCAGTTACCCGTACGCGGGCGGCCAGGCCCTCCGCTACGGTCTCGCCGCCGCCGTCCTGCTCGCCCTCCTCGGCCGCCGCGGCACCGCACCGCTGCGCTCCCTGACGCTCCGCCAGTGGGTGCGCCTCGCGCTGCTCGCCGCCATCGGGATGCTCGGATTCAACCTGGCCGTGCTCGCGGCCGAGCGCACCGCGGAACCGGCCGTGCCCGGCGTGTTCGTCGGCTGCGCACCGGTCGTGGTCGCGGTCCTGGTTCCCGCGCTGGCCGGCCGCCGCCCGCGCCCCGCCGTGGTGCGCGGCGCCCTGCTGGTCGCCGCCGGGGCCTTCGCCGTCCAGGGGTGGGGCCGCACCGACGGCCCGGGCATCGGCTACTCGGCGGCGGCGCTGTGCGGCGAGGTCGGCTTCGCGGTGCTGGCGGTCCCGCTGGTGGCGCCGCTCGGCCCGCGCCTCCTCTCCGCGGCGGTCTGCGCACTCGCCGCCCTCGAAGCGGCGGTCCTCGGCCCGGCGGCCCAAGGGGCGCACTGGCTGCGGCTGCCGGACGCGGTGGAGGCGGCGGCGCTCGGCTGGCAGGCCGTCGTCGTCACCGTCGTCGGCTTCGTCTGCTGGTACGCCGGCATCCAGCGGATCGGCGCCGAACGCGCCACCCTCTTCTCCGGCCTGATCCCGGTCTTCGCCGCGCTCACCGCCCCGTTGGCGGGCACCGGCGGCTACGGCCTCGCGCAGCTGGGCGGCAGCCTCCTGGTCGGCGCCGGGGTCGTACTCGGCTCGGGGCTGCTCCCCCGGGGGCGCGGCGGCGACGGGAGCGGCCGGGGCGGCCCGCGGGAAGCGGATGGGGAACGGGCGGCTCCGGAGCGGCCGGCCCGGGCAGCGGCGGGCGAGCACGGTTCGGGCTGGACATCGCGGCGGCGGCCCGCTGATATGGGTGGGTGCTGA